The following proteins come from a genomic window of Rutidosis leptorrhynchoides isolate AG116_Rl617_1_P2 chromosome 10, CSIRO_AGI_Rlap_v1, whole genome shotgun sequence:
- the LOC139871195 gene encoding SNF1-related protein kinase regulatory subunit gamma-1-like, whose protein sequence is MSLESQEIEMDFRKVEEIVKDSKGGGILEKKDAILSTLNSNTNTKSNSDNDSDSDSGVPNPTTSPPVDSASALQLFLDHIPISSIPGIHNSPSTVVVVRTQELVKDGIKILYEKNASGALIADSLDEPPDPTNAAMFTTSFSHPYVGFISFSNMVLWSLQEYKKHQSGTKMDDANNSKMKYKNKKNGLFAFLDNIPVVSEAKIGELAASFLWNPVFPVKLDQTIFHVLLLLSKHRLSVVPVTEHASSKVVGYITENAINHVLLQSSGLEWFDSIADKPSSDFRFENTDRIFSVYNDQSIAEAIHILWMNKVCAIAVVHRQTQKLIGCVRVSDVHHLLDDDHIFTDREDLSVEQFIHKDTVRDHHDLNHEVGALIDAGTLALHNNFEPRMDSVVTNTERDSLKQVMKNLEEKKSNFSFVVDECERVKGMVTLRDILMEFSPPCMDSRIDGGGFFDMALKESGCTIKDGTMVHIN, encoded by the exons ATGTCCCTTGAAAGCCAG GAAATAGAAATGGATTTCAGAAAGGTTGAAGAAATAGTGAAAGATTCTAAAGGtggtggaattttagagaagaaagaTGCAATTCTATCAACCCTAAATTCCAATACCAATACCAAATCCAATTCCGACAACGACTCCGATTCTGATTCCGGCGTTCCTAATCCAACAACATCACCGCCGGTTGATTCCGCCAGTGCTCTCCAACTCTTCCTTGATCACATTCCCATTTCTTCCATTCCTGGAATCCACAATTCCCCTTCCACAG TTGTGGTAGTGAGAACACAAGAACTTGTGAAAGATGGGATTAAGATTTTATATGAGAAGAATGCGAGTGGAGCTTTGATTGCGGATAGTTTGGATGAACCGCCTGACCCAACCAATGCTGCCATGTTCACCACATCGTTCTCTCATCCGTATGTCGGATTCATTAGTTTTTCTAATATGGTTCTTTGGTCTCTCCAG GAATACAAAAAACATCAAAGTGGAACCAAGATGGATGATGCTAATAATTCGAAGATGAAGTATAAGAATAAGAAAAATGGGTTGTTTGCTTTTCTTGATAATATTCCGGTTGTTTCCGAGGCTAAG ATAGGTGAATTAGCTGCTTCTTTTTTATGGAATCCGGTATTCCCTGTTAAACTAGACCAGACGATCTTCCATGTTCTTTTGTTGCTATCTAAGCACCGGCTGAGCGTGGTCCCTGTGACGGAACATGCCAGTTCAAAAGTCGTAGGCTATATTACAGAG AATGCCATCAACCATGTGCTCTTGCAGTCGAGCGGACTAGAGTGGTTTGACAGCATTGCGGATAAACCGTCGTCGGATTTCAG GTTCGAGAACACTGATCGAATATTTTCGGTGTACAATGATCAGAGCATTGCAGAGGCGATTCATATTCTATGGATGAATAAAGTTTGCGCCATTGCAGTCGTGCATAGACAAACACAAAAGCTTATTGGTTGTGTCAGAGTAAGCGATGTTCATCATCTTTTGGATGATGATCACATCTTTACTGATAGAGA GGATTTGAGTGTTGAGCAATTCATACACAAAGACACGGTTCGAGACCATCATGATCTTAATCATGAAGTTGGAGCTCTAATAGATGCGGGAACGCTTGCGTTGCATAACAATTTCGAACCGAGAATGGACTCGGTTGTTACGAACACTGAAAGAGACAGTTTAAAGCAAGTGATGAAGAATTTAGAAGAAAAAAAGAGTAATTTTAGTTTTGTTGTAGATGAGTGTGAAAGAGTGAAAGGAATGGTTACATTAAGAGACATTCTTATGGAGTTTTCTCCTCCATGTATGGACTCGAGGATCGATGGTGGTGGTTTTTTCGACATGGCTTTGAAGGAATCTGGGTGCACAATTAAAGATGGAACCATGGTTCATATCAACTGA
- the LOC139872530 gene encoding small ribosomal subunit protein eS25w, producing MAPKKEKAPPPSSKPAKSGGGKQKKKKWSKGKQKEKVNNMVLFDKATYDKLLVEAPKFKLITPSILSDRLRINGSLARKAIRELMAKGAIRMVSAHASQQIYTRATNT from the exons ATG GCGCCAAAGAAGGAGAAAGCTCCTCCACCGTCATCCAAGCCCGCAAAATCCGGCGGCGGAAAGCAGAAAAAGAAGA AATGGAGCAAAGGAAAGCAAAAGGAGAAGGTGAACAACATGGTGTTGTTTGATAAAGCTACTTATGATAAGTTGCTAGTTGAGGCCCCTAAGTTTAAACTCATCACTCCTTCCATTTTATCCGATCGTCTTAGG ATTAATGGATCCCTTGCAAGGAAAGCAATCAGAGAATTGATGGCCAAAGGTGCAATTCGGATGGTTTCTGCACATGCAAGCCAGCAGATTTACACTAGAGCTACCAATACTTAG